The bacterium genome segment GCGCACGGTTCAGCCGTAGGGATTGATGATCGACTGCAGGATGTTGTCGGGGACCTGCAGGTAGTGACCGAACTGCATCGTGTAGCTGGCGCGACCCTGCGTCATGGAGCGCACGCTGCTCACGTAGCCGAACATCTCGGAGAGCGGGACCTCGGCTTGCACGACCTGGTTCGAGGCGCGCATCTCGATGCCCGTGATCTGGCCGCGACGTCCGTTCAGATCACCCTGCACCGCACCACGGAACTCCTCCGGCGTCACGACCTCGACGTTCATGATCGGCTCGAGGAGGACCGGCGAGGCCTTGCCGAGGGCGTCGTTGGCGGCCATCGAAGCGGCGATCCCGAAGGCCCGCTCGGAGGAATCGGTCTCGTGGAGCTGTGCGTCCAGCAGTCGGAGCTTCACGTCGACGACCGGGTAGCCACCGAGGTGCCCGGAGTCGACGGACTCGGCACAGCCCTGCTCGATCGCCTCGATGAACTCGAAGGGGATGGCGCTTCCGTCGAGAGCGTTCTCGAAGACGAAGCCCGATCCGGTCTCGCCGGGCACGGCCTCGATCTTCACGATCGCGAATTCACCCGCGGCCGCGGCGCCCTGCTTCACGTACTCGCCGACGCCTTCGGCCGTCGCGGAGATCGTCTCCTTGTACGCGACCTGCGGCCGGCCGACGTTCGCGTCGACGCCGAACTCGCGGAGCAGGCGATCGACGATGATCTCGAGGTGGAGCTCGCCCATCCCGGAGATGATCTTCTGGCCCGTCTCTTCGTCCGTCGACGTCTTGAACGACGGGTCCTCGACGGCGAGGCGCTCGAGAGACTGGTCGAGCTTGTCCATGTCTGCCGTGGTCTTGGGCTCGATCGCGATCGAGATGACCGGATCGGGGAACTCGAGCGACTCGAGGATCAGAGGCGCCTTCGGCGAGCAGAGCGTATGGCCGGTCACGACGTTCTTGAGGCCGACGGCGGCGACGATGTCCCCGGCGTGAACCTCGTCCACTTCCTGCCGCTTGTTCGCGTGCATCTGAAGGAACTTGTTGACGCGCTCCTTCCTGCCCGAGGTCGCGTCGAGGAGTCCCTCGCCGGATTTCGCCGTTCCCGAGTAGACGCGGAGGTAGGCGAGGCTTCCCGAGTGCTTGTCCGACTGGATCTTGAAGACGAGAGCCGAGAAGGGCTCGTCGTCACTGGGCTCACGCGTGACGACCTTCGGCTCCTCGCCGGCGCGCGCGTTCTTGGGCCCCTTCTTCTTCGTCGCGACTTCTTCGCCTTCGACCGCGGGCACGTCGGCCGGCGAAGGAAGAAAGTCGACGACCGCGTCGAGCAGCGGCTGGACGCCCTTGTTCTTGAAGGCGCTTCCACAGAAGACCGGGACGACCTCGAGCGCGAGCGTGCTTCGGCGGATCGCTGCACGGAGCTCCTCCACCGGAACCGTCTCCCCTTCCAGGTACTTCGCCATCACCTCGTCGTCGAAGTCCGCGATCCGCTCGACGAGCTGATCGAGGGCGAGCTCCGCATCCTCGGCCAGCTCGGCCGGAATGGCCTCGGTTCGAAACTCGGCGCCGAGGCTCTCGTCGTCCCAGAGGAGCGCCTTCTCCGACAGCAGATCCACGACGCCGACGAACGCGTCCTCCGAGCCGATCGGCAGCTGCAGAGGCAGCGGCCGGGCTCCGAGACGGTCCTCGATCATCGAGACCACGTTGTCGAAATCTGCACCCATTCGATCCATTTTGTTCACGAAAGCCACGCGGGGGACTCTGTAGTTGTCCGCCTGTCGCCAGACCGTTTCGCTCTGCGGCTCCACCCCACCGACTGCACAGAAGACGGCAACTGCGCCGTCCAGCACCCGGAGCGAACGCTCGACCTCGACCGTGAAGTCGACGTGTCCCGGGGTGTCGATGATGTTGATCCGATGGTCCCGCCAGCTGCAGGTCGTGGCCGCGGACGTGATCGTGATCCCGCGTTCCTGCTCCTGCTGCATCCAGTCCATCGTGGCCGCGCCGTCGTGAACTTCTCCAATCTTGTAGTTGACGCCCGTGTAGAAGAGGATCCGCTCGGTCGTCGTCGTCTTGCCGGCATCGATGTGCGCCATGATGCCGATGTTTCTGGTCTCCGAGAGCTGCGCACTTCGAGGCATGACTATTCCTCTGTCGTCCTCAGGCGCCGTTCTCGGGTTCGTGTCAGCTAAGAGCGAGAGCCCTCAGCGAAGCGATTCGGCGCGCCGCGCGCCGAATTGCGATTACCACCGATAGTGAGCGAAGGCCTTGTTGGCTTCCGCCATTCGGTGGGTGTCTTCGCGCTTCTTGACGCTCTCGCCCCGCTCGTTCGCCGCATCGATGATTTCGTTGGCGAGCTTCTCCTTCATGCTCTTCCCCGGGCGAGAGCGGGAGTACTCGACGAGCCAGCGCATAGCGAGCGACGTCGCACGATTCGGCGAGATCTCGATCGGCACCTGGTAGTTCGCACCACCGACACGCCGGCTCTTCACCTCGAGTCGGGGCCGGATGTTGTCGAGCGCTCGCCGGAACATCGCCAGCGGGTCGCTGCGCATCTTGTTCTCGATCTCGTCGAAGGCGCCGTACACGATGTTCTCGGCGGTGCTCTTCTTTCCGTCGCGCATGATCACGTTGATGAAGCGGCCGAGCATCTGGTCTCCGTGCTTGGAGTCCGGTGCCGTCTCG includes the following:
- the fusA gene encoding elongation factor G codes for the protein MPRSAQLSETRNIGIMAHIDAGKTTTTERILFYTGVNYKIGEVHDGAATMDWMQQEQERGITITSAATTCSWRDHRINIIDTPGHVDFTVEVERSLRVLDGAVAVFCAVGGVEPQSETVWRQADNYRVPRVAFVNKMDRMGADFDNVVSMIEDRLGARPLPLQLPIGSEDAFVGVVDLLSEKALLWDDESLGAEFRTEAIPAELAEDAELALDQLVERIADFDDEVMAKYLEGETVPVEELRAAIRRSTLALEVVPVFCGSAFKNKGVQPLLDAVVDFLPSPADVPAVEGEEVATKKKGPKNARAGEEPKVVTREPSDDEPFSALVFKIQSDKHSGSLAYLRVYSGTAKSGEGLLDATSGRKERVNKFLQMHANKRQEVDEVHAGDIVAAVGLKNVVTGHTLCSPKAPLILESLEFPDPVISIAIEPKTTADMDKLDQSLERLAVEDPSFKTSTDEETGQKIISGMGELHLEIIVDRLLREFGVDANVGRPQVAYKETISATAEGVGEYVKQGAAAAGEFAIVKIEAVPGETGSGFVFENALDGSAIPFEFIEAIEQGCAESVDSGHLGGYPVVDVKLRLLDAQLHETDSSERAFGIAASMAANDALGKASPVLLEPIMNVEVVTPEEFRGAVQGDLNGRRGQITGIEMRASNQVVQAEVPLSEMFGYVSSVRSMTQGRASYTMQFGHYLQVPDNILQSIINPYG
- the rpsG gene encoding 30S ribosomal protein S7; the encoded protein is MPRRREVPKRETAPDSKHGDQMLGRFINVIMRDGKKSTAENIVYGAFDEIENKMRSDPLAMFRRALDNIRPRLEVKSRRVGGANYQVPIEISPNRATSLAMRWLVEYSRSRPGKSMKEKLANEIIDAANERGESVKKREDTHRMAEANKAFAHYRW